A region from the Variovorax paradoxus genome encodes:
- a CDS encoding AMP-binding protein has product METLPDRPLEPLHEYLRTHARERGDRAACIWYGHAMSWAQLDRASDAFAARLQALGVKKGEPVVLFLNNCPQYLVAHFGIQKIGAIVCPSSPLNKEHELAYQVNDLKARAIVAAAPLLPVVRKVQPQSALSHVFVVHYADLLPEEPVLDLPAELLAERNAPRSVPAGCEDFLAVMQGDATPQPVAIDLDDVALMTYTSGTTGLPKGAMLSYGNALFKTRAAADCNGVAGDDVLLSIAPLYHIAGMLMGVNVPVLTGAASVLLHRFDPRAVLRAIARYRVSWWYSIAPMNVACMQVSDIAGFDLSSLRRNPVTSFGITFTEPLAAQWRTHAPHCTSFEAAYGLSETHTCDTYTPHHAPRWGTQGVAVPGVSIRIVDPDTQADLPAGEVGEIVLASPGTFKGYWNKPEATAATLRNGWVHTGDMGKLDADGYLTFIGRFKEMIKVSGYSVFPEEVETILIKHPAVAQAAVIAQPDAEKGEVVRAFIVRRPGAVLEADALIAWSRDNMASYKAPRAVSFIDALPTTGAGKVLRRLLKDKA; this is encoded by the coding sequence ATGGAGACATTGCCCGACCGTCCGCTCGAGCCCCTGCACGAGTACCTGCGCACCCATGCGCGCGAGCGCGGCGACCGCGCGGCCTGCATCTGGTACGGCCACGCCATGAGCTGGGCGCAGCTCGACCGCGCAAGCGACGCCTTCGCGGCGCGGCTGCAGGCCCTGGGCGTGAAGAAGGGCGAGCCGGTGGTGCTGTTCCTCAACAACTGCCCGCAGTACCTGGTCGCGCATTTCGGCATCCAGAAGATCGGCGCCATCGTCTGCCCGAGCAGTCCGCTCAACAAGGAGCATGAACTGGCCTACCAGGTCAACGACCTGAAGGCGCGCGCGATCGTCGCCGCCGCGCCGCTGCTGCCGGTGGTGCGCAAGGTGCAGCCGCAGAGCGCACTCTCGCACGTGTTCGTGGTGCACTACGCCGATCTGTTGCCCGAAGAGCCCGTGCTCGACCTGCCCGCCGAACTGCTCGCCGAGCGCAACGCCCCGCGCAGCGTGCCCGCGGGATGCGAAGACTTCCTGGCAGTGATGCAGGGTGATGCCACGCCGCAGCCGGTGGCCATCGACCTCGACGACGTGGCGCTCATGACCTACACCTCCGGCACCACCGGGCTGCCCAAGGGCGCGATGCTGAGCTACGGCAATGCGCTCTTCAAGACCCGCGCGGCAGCCGACTGCAACGGCGTGGCCGGCGACGACGTGCTGCTTTCGATCGCACCGCTCTATCACATTGCCGGCATGCTGATGGGCGTGAACGTGCCGGTGCTCACGGGCGCCGCCTCGGTGCTGCTGCATCGCTTCGATCCGCGCGCGGTGCTGCGGGCCATCGCGCGCTACCGGGTGAGCTGGTGGTACAGCATCGCGCCGATGAACGTGGCCTGCATGCAGGTATCCGACATCGCGGGCTTCGACCTCTCGAGCCTGCGGCGCAATCCGGTCACGAGCTTCGGCATCACCTTCACCGAGCCGCTGGCCGCGCAATGGCGCACGCACGCGCCCCATTGCACGTCGTTCGAAGCCGCGTACGGGCTCAGCGAAACCCACACCTGCGACACCTACACGCCGCACCATGCGCCGCGCTGGGGGACGCAGGGCGTTGCGGTGCCGGGCGTGAGCATCCGCATCGTCGACCCCGACACGCAAGCCGACCTGCCTGCGGGCGAGGTCGGCGAGATCGTGCTGGCCAGCCCCGGCACCTTCAAGGGCTACTGGAACAAGCCCGAAGCCACGGCGGCCACGCTGCGCAATGGATGGGTGCACACCGGCGACATGGGCAAGCTCGATGCAGACGGCTATCTCACCTTCATCGGCCGCTTCAAGGAGATGATCAAGGTCTCGGGCTACAGCGTGTTCCCCGAAGAGGTCGAGACCATCCTCATCAAGCATCCCGCGGTGGCCCAGGCCGCGGTCATTGCGCAGCCCGATGCCGAGAAGGGCGAGGTGGTCAGGGCCTTCATCGTGCGCAGGCCCGGCGCGGTGCTCGAGGCCGATGCGCTCATCGCCTGGTCACGCGACAACATGGCCAGCTACAAGGCGCCGCGCGCCGTGAGCTTCATCGATGCGCTGCCGACCACCGGCGCCGGCAAGGTGCTGCGGCGCCTGCTGAAAGACAAAGCCTGA
- a CDS encoding TetR/AcrR family transcriptional regulator translates to MGITSATRHKPSGNAAATAQPHLPQGTGRQRAATQGTDLQRERILQAAAQLFAAQGYANTTMAQIVRALGVTKPFVYYYFRDKQEIFETLSWRPAVDCFTALDFAAGDPRRASEKVLEGIERLIRATIAHHPCAFFPYREPQVYRSEYIAAQKKLAHHFYDLLCPLLEEARRDGDLDFTETKITALAACSLPGFLYSWYRPNGRLSPDEVVAELTKLASRVIGLRTQD, encoded by the coding sequence ATGGGTATAACTTCCGCGACACGGCACAAACCCTCTGGCAACGCCGCCGCCACTGCACAGCCGCACCTGCCCCAGGGCACGGGGCGCCAGCGCGCGGCCACGCAGGGCACCGACCTTCAGCGCGAGCGCATCCTGCAGGCGGCGGCGCAGCTCTTTGCGGCGCAGGGCTATGCCAACACCACCATGGCGCAGATCGTCCGCGCGCTGGGCGTGACCAAGCCGTTCGTCTACTACTACTTCCGCGACAAGCAGGAGATCTTCGAGACGCTTTCGTGGCGCCCCGCGGTCGATTGCTTCACGGCCCTCGATTTCGCGGCCGGCGATCCGCGCCGCGCGAGCGAGAAGGTGCTCGAAGGCATCGAACGCCTGATCCGCGCCACCATTGCGCACCACCCCTGCGCCTTCTTCCCCTACCGCGAGCCGCAGGTGTACCGGAGCGAATACATCGCGGCGCAGAAGAAGCTCGCGCACCACTTCTACGACCTGCTCTGCCCGCTGCTCGAAGAAGCGCGCCGCGATGGCGACCTGGACTTCACCGAAACCAAGATCACCGCGCTGGCGGCCTGCAGCCTGCCCGGTTTTCTCTACAGCTGGTACCGGCCGAACGGACGCCTCTCGCCCGACGAGGTGGTGGCCGAACTCACGAAGCTGGCGAGCCGGGTGATCGGCCTGCGCACCCAAGACTGA
- a CDS encoding branched-chain amino acid ABC transporter substrate-binding protein has product MKSMHALLAPVALACLLAVAGGAQAQQQPTYKIAYIDPLSGPFANVGELMLTHTQYAIEEINAKGGVLGGTKLQLLQFDSKLSAQESQSALQAAIDQGARAIVTGGSGSSVVTALVQSVARWNQRNPGKELIVLNHSSIDPEMTGKGCSFWHFQTEANTAMKMKALANYIKKTPDVQKVYLLNQDYAHGKQWASYGRQLVGLARPDVQFVGETLHPIGRVKDFSPYIANIKQSGADSVITGNWGQDMTLLLKAAGDAGYNLRYFNHSAGSVPGTVLAVSQAKLGQLTWVAEWHPGQADTPRADALAKAYKAKTGKDFLAPRIDFTPRLLAAAINKAGSTDTVKVARALEDMSFDSVVGPIRMRAEDHQLLLPQVVNTIAPVDGKTVKAGWEGTNYGFRTDAVYTGNELAQGSECKMVRP; this is encoded by the coding sequence ATGAAGTCCATGCACGCGCTCCTGGCGCCGGTCGCCCTCGCCTGCCTGCTGGCCGTTGCCGGCGGCGCCCAGGCCCAGCAGCAGCCCACCTACAAGATCGCCTACATCGACCCGCTCTCGGGTCCGTTCGCGAACGTGGGCGAACTGATGCTGACGCACACGCAGTACGCCATCGAGGAGATCAACGCCAAGGGCGGCGTGCTCGGCGGCACGAAGCTGCAGCTGCTGCAGTTCGACAGCAAGCTCTCGGCGCAGGAAAGCCAGAGCGCGCTGCAGGCGGCCATCGACCAGGGCGCCAGGGCCATCGTCACGGGTGGATCGGGCTCCTCGGTGGTGACCGCGCTGGTTCAATCGGTGGCGCGCTGGAACCAGCGCAATCCCGGCAAGGAGCTGATCGTGCTGAACCACTCGTCGATCGACCCCGAGATGACGGGCAAGGGCTGCAGCTTCTGGCACTTCCAGACCGAGGCCAACACCGCGATGAAGATGAAGGCGCTGGCCAACTACATCAAGAAGACGCCCGACGTGCAGAAGGTCTACCTGCTGAACCAGGACTATGCCCACGGCAAGCAGTGGGCGAGCTACGGCAGGCAGCTGGTGGGCCTGGCACGGCCCGACGTGCAGTTCGTCGGCGAAACGCTGCATCCCATCGGCCGCGTGAAGGACTTCTCGCCCTACATCGCGAACATCAAGCAAAGCGGTGCCGATTCGGTCATCACCGGCAACTGGGGCCAGGACATGACGCTGCTGCTCAAGGCGGCGGGCGATGCGGGCTACAACCTGCGCTACTTCAACCACAGCGCGGGCTCGGTGCCGGGCACGGTGCTGGCGGTGTCGCAGGCCAAACTCGGGCAGCTGACCTGGGTGGCCGAGTGGCATCCGGGGCAGGCCGACACGCCGCGCGCCGATGCGCTCGCCAAGGCCTACAAGGCCAAGACGGGCAAGGACTTCCTCGCGCCGCGCATCGACTTCACGCCGCGCCTTTTGGCAGCCGCCATCAACAAGGCCGGCAGCACCGACACGGTGAAGGTGGCGCGTGCGCTCGAGGACATGAGCTTCGACTCGGTGGTGGGCCCGATCCGCATGCGCGCCGAGGACCATCAACTGCTGCTGCCGCAAGTGGTCAACACCATTGCGCCGGTCGATGGCAAGACCGTGAAGGCGGGCTGGGAAGGCACAAACTACGGCTTCCGGACGGACGCTGTCTACACGGGCAACGAGCTGGCACAGGGCTCTGAGTGCAAGATGGTTCGGCCCTGA
- a CDS encoding bifunctional cytochrome P450/NADPH--P450 reductase, which produces MAGKNSLHPIPHPAKKPFVGNLLSIGSDSPVLDMWKIAQELGGIYWLDMPGMPVIVVSSPALVDELCEEARFDKSTRGALRRLRAASHGLFTSDTHEETWSKPHNILLANFSQRAMQAYHPMMLDIAGQLVTKWERLNFDEEVDVVRDMTALTLDTIGLCGFGYRFNSFYREGFHPFVDAMVRTLETVQNRRGLPLEEFMLKKELAQQRKDIRFMHKMVEDIIEERRAGGADIATKPDLLSYMIAGVDKKSGEQLSDKMIRDECIEFLIAGHETTSGLLSFAIYFLLKNPEALAKAQAEVDSVFGPDTSQKPTYAQVNRLQYVMQVLKEALRLYPTAPAISMRAKEDTTIGGQYTIKKNNMVIMHALALHRDKGIWGEDADQFNPDHFSREAERERPVNAFKPFGNGQRACIGRQFALQEAVLTLGMILQRFDLVDHTGYELKIKEALTIKPEGLKIKALLRDPATRPRGNGEAAAATPATPAKPAARKPQAARHGTSLLVLQGSNLGTAEDLARQLAEAGELRGFSTQVASLDDYAERLPANGAVAIVCASYNGVAPDNAAEFHRWLDKADDSLNGVRFSVFGCGNTDWAATYQAVPRRIDERLDALGATRVHPRGEGDAREDMDGAFQDWSDALWPELVKAFGIQSGADTPAEAEPLYTLEELPPPQKNALVDALGAVALRVIENRELQKNPGSYSEAGRSTRHVELMLPEGVNYRAGDHLSVVPRNSPAQVERAMARFGFDRSAHVRLHADPGRKTALPVDQVMAVDRLLGDYVELQDVATRKQIATLAAYTECPATRPKLAALSGSDEASQAAYKAEVLHRRKSLLDLLEEHRACQLPFAVFLEMLSPLSPRYYSISSSPTMTPGRCSVTVGVVSAPALSGNGSFEGVCSNYLARAEAGDTVHGVIRETTAEGFRLPEDAQRPLVMIGPGTGLAPFRGFLQERAAQAERKEALGDAMLFFGCRHPEQDFIYAEELEAWSHRGLMKLHTAFSRAGERKVYVQDLIREQGAAVWKLLEAGAVIYVCGDGSRMEPDVRRTLADLAREHGHDGAAWMDRMIAEQRYVLDVWAGA; this is translated from the coding sequence ATGGCAGGCAAAAACTCGCTCCATCCGATCCCGCATCCTGCCAAGAAGCCGTTCGTCGGCAACCTGCTGTCGATCGGGTCCGACTCCCCCGTGCTCGACATGTGGAAGATCGCGCAGGAGCTCGGCGGCATCTACTGGCTCGACATGCCGGGCATGCCGGTGATCGTGGTGTCGTCGCCCGCGCTGGTCGACGAGCTCTGCGAAGAGGCGCGCTTCGACAAGAGCACGCGCGGTGCGCTGCGGCGGCTTCGCGCCGCATCGCACGGGCTCTTCACTTCGGACACGCACGAGGAAACCTGGTCGAAGCCGCACAACATCCTCTTGGCCAACTTCAGCCAGCGCGCGATGCAGGCCTACCACCCGATGATGCTGGACATCGCAGGCCAGCTGGTCACCAAGTGGGAGCGGCTGAACTTCGACGAAGAGGTGGACGTGGTGCGCGACATGACGGCGCTCACGCTCGACACCATCGGCCTGTGCGGCTTCGGCTACCGCTTCAATTCGTTCTACCGCGAGGGCTTCCATCCCTTCGTCGATGCGATGGTGCGCACGCTGGAGACGGTGCAGAACCGCCGGGGCCTGCCGCTCGAAGAGTTCATGCTCAAGAAGGAGCTCGCCCAGCAGCGCAAGGACATCCGCTTCATGCACAAGATGGTGGAAGACATCATCGAGGAGCGCCGCGCGGGCGGGGCCGACATTGCCACCAAGCCCGACCTGCTGAGCTACATGATCGCGGGCGTCGACAAGAAGAGCGGCGAGCAACTCAGCGACAAGATGATCCGCGACGAGTGCATCGAATTCCTCATCGCGGGGCACGAGACCACCAGCGGCCTGCTGTCGTTCGCGATCTACTTTTTGCTGAAGAACCCCGAGGCGCTGGCCAAGGCGCAGGCCGAGGTCGACAGCGTGTTCGGCCCCGACACCTCGCAGAAGCCGACCTATGCGCAGGTCAACCGGCTGCAGTACGTGATGCAGGTGCTGAAAGAGGCGCTGCGCCTGTACCCGACCGCGCCCGCAATCTCTATGCGAGCCAAGGAAGACACGACCATCGGCGGCCAGTACACGATCAAGAAGAACAACATGGTCATCATGCATGCGCTGGCGCTGCATCGCGACAAGGGCATCTGGGGCGAGGACGCCGACCAGTTCAACCCCGACCACTTCAGCCGCGAAGCCGAGCGCGAGCGGCCGGTCAATGCCTTCAAGCCCTTCGGCAACGGACAGCGCGCCTGCATCGGGCGCCAGTTCGCTCTGCAGGAAGCGGTGCTCACGCTGGGCATGATCCTGCAGCGCTTCGATCTCGTCGACCACACGGGCTACGAGCTCAAGATCAAGGAGGCGCTCACGATCAAGCCGGAAGGCCTGAAGATCAAGGCGCTGCTGCGCGACCCGGCCACGCGGCCGCGCGGCAACGGGGAAGCGGCAGCAGCCACGCCAGCGACCCCGGCGAAACCCGCCGCGCGCAAGCCGCAGGCGGCGCGCCACGGCACCTCGCTGCTGGTGCTGCAGGGCTCCAACCTCGGCACGGCCGAAGACCTGGCGCGGCAGCTGGCCGAGGCCGGCGAGCTGCGCGGCTTCTCGACGCAGGTGGCCTCGCTCGACGACTACGCCGAGCGGCTGCCGGCCAACGGCGCCGTCGCCATCGTCTGCGCCTCGTACAACGGCGTGGCGCCCGACAACGCCGCCGAGTTCCACCGCTGGCTCGACAAGGCCGACGATTCGCTCAATGGCGTGCGCTTCAGCGTGTTCGGCTGCGGCAACACCGACTGGGCCGCCACCTACCAGGCGGTGCCGCGGCGCATCGACGAGCGGCTCGACGCACTCGGCGCCACGCGCGTGCATCCGCGCGGCGAGGGCGATGCGCGCGAAGACATGGACGGCGCCTTCCAGGACTGGAGCGACGCGCTCTGGCCCGAGCTGGTGAAGGCCTTCGGCATCCAGTCCGGCGCCGATACGCCCGCCGAGGCCGAGCCGCTCTACACGCTCGAGGAACTGCCGCCGCCGCAGAAGAACGCGCTCGTCGATGCACTGGGCGCGGTGGCGCTGCGCGTGATCGAGAACCGCGAGCTGCAGAAGAACCCCGGCAGCTACAGCGAAGCGGGCCGCTCCACGCGCCACGTCGAGTTGATGCTGCCCGAAGGCGTGAACTACCGCGCCGGCGACCACCTGAGCGTGGTGCCGCGCAACAGCCCGGCCCAGGTGGAGCGCGCCATGGCGCGCTTCGGGTTCGACCGCTCCGCGCATGTGCGGCTGCATGCCGATCCGGGCCGCAAGACGGCCCTGCCGGTCGACCAGGTGATGGCGGTCGACCGCCTGCTCGGCGACTATGTCGAGCTGCAGGACGTGGCCACGCGCAAGCAGATCGCCACGCTCGCGGCCTATACCGAGTGCCCGGCCACCAGGCCAAAACTCGCCGCACTCTCGGGCAGCGACGAAGCCTCGCAGGCAGCCTACAAGGCCGAGGTGCTGCACAGGCGCAAGTCATTGCTCGACCTGCTCGAGGAACACCGTGCCTGCCAGCTGCCGTTCGCGGTGTTCCTCGAAATGCTGTCGCCGCTCTCGCCGCGCTACTACTCGATCTCTTCGTCGCCGACGATGACGCCGGGGCGCTGCAGCGTCACCGTGGGCGTGGTGAGCGCGCCGGCGCTTTCGGGCAACGGCAGCTTCGAGGGCGTGTGCTCCAACTACCTGGCGCGCGCCGAAGCGGGCGACACGGTGCACGGCGTGATCCGCGAAACCACGGCCGAGGGCTTTCGCCTGCCCGAGGATGCGCAGCGCCCGCTCGTCATGATCGGCCCCGGCACCGGCCTGGCGCCGTTCCGCGGCTTCCTGCAGGAGCGCGCGGCGCAGGCCGAGCGCAAGGAAGCGCTGGGCGATGCGATGCTGTTCTTCGGCTGCCGGCATCCCGAGCAGGATTTCATCTATGCCGAAGAGCTCGAGGCTTGGTCGCACCGCGGCCTGATGAAGCTGCACACGGCCTTCTCGCGCGCCGGCGAACGCAAGGTCTATGTGCAGGACCTGATCCGCGAGCAGGGCGCGGCCGTGTGGAAGCTGCTCGAAGCCGGCGCGGTGATCTACGTGTGCGGCGACGGTTCGCGCATGGAGCCCGACGTGCGGCGCACGCTGGCCGACCTGGCGCGAGAGCATGGCCACGACGGCGCGGCGTGGATGGACAGGATGATTGCCGAGCAGCGCTACGTGCTCGACGTCTGGGCCGGAGCCTGA
- a CDS encoding esterase/lipase family protein — protein MTSATRDPIAPPSGLLLLAEARALWETGAGIAMWPLLQLAPRGDGHPVLVLPGLVAGDGSTLVLRRYLCSRGYDAHGWGLGRNFGPREGVEDGMLALLKSLSEKSGQKVSVIGWSLGGVYARLLASAQPELVRNVITLGSPFSGSPRATNAWRVYEGVSGQSSHDPRRMKFVQPTRRRCPRPRSSAAPTASSRGAAASRSRGRRRKTSRWWRAIWGSARIRRCSMRWPIGLRSRRTAGSRSTAACWGRWSIPIRAARPEFPRGQAPAQTSST, from the coding sequence ATGACCTCCGCCACCCGAGACCCCATCGCGCCGCCGTCGGGCCTGCTGCTGCTGGCCGAGGCGCGCGCACTCTGGGAAACGGGCGCCGGCATCGCCATGTGGCCGCTGCTGCAGCTCGCGCCGCGCGGCGACGGCCATCCGGTGCTCGTGCTGCCTGGCCTCGTGGCGGGCGACGGCTCGACGCTGGTGCTGCGCCGCTACCTGTGCAGCCGCGGCTACGACGCGCACGGCTGGGGCCTGGGCCGCAATTTCGGCCCGCGCGAAGGCGTGGAGGACGGCATGCTCGCGCTGCTGAAGTCGCTCTCTGAAAAGAGCGGCCAGAAGGTCAGCGTGATCGGCTGGAGCCTGGGCGGCGTCTATGCGCGGCTGCTGGCATCGGCGCAGCCGGAACTGGTGCGCAACGTCATCACCCTGGGCAGCCCGTTCTCCGGCAGCCCGCGCGCCACCAACGCATGGCGCGTGTACGAGGGCGTGAGCGGCCAGAGCTCGCACGACCCGCGCCGCATGAAGTTCGTGCAGCCCACGCGCCGCCGGTGCCCACGACCTCGATCTTCAGCCGCACCGACGGCGTCGTCGCGTGGCGCTGCAGCCTCGAGAAGCCGGGGCCGCAGGCGGAAAACATCGAGGTGGTGGCGAGCCATCTGGGGCTCGGCGCGCATCCGGCGGTGCTCTATGCGGTGGCCGATCGGCTTGCGCAGCCGGAGAACGGCTGGAAGCCGTTCAACCGCGGCCTGCTGGGGCCGCTGGTCTATCCCGATCCGGGCCGCAAGGCCTGAGTTTCCGCGGGGTCAGGCTCCGGCCCAGACGTCGAGCACGTAG
- a CDS encoding TetR/AcrR family transcriptional regulator, producing the protein MASSNTTRDRILQASLALFNAQGLAAVSTHKIAAELGMSPGNLHYHFKAKQLIVEWLFRRFEQRLEVLDGSSGSIAAIDDLWLALHLRFEAIDQYRFIYRDMAFLAGEYPALGQRAQALTAQNLLAAQALCEGLVASGVIETSAEQARILALQMVFTTTCWLSFERLVPGRDALAQADPGLAAFYTLTLISPYVSSESRAYLDYLRGKYLG; encoded by the coding sequence GTGGCCAGTTCCAACACCACGCGCGATCGCATCCTGCAGGCCAGCCTCGCGCTGTTCAACGCGCAAGGCCTGGCGGCCGTGTCCACGCACAAGATCGCGGCCGAGCTCGGCATGAGCCCGGGCAACCTGCACTATCACTTCAAGGCCAAGCAGCTGATCGTCGAATGGCTGTTCCGGCGTTTCGAGCAGCGGCTCGAAGTGCTCGACGGCTCCTCGGGTTCGATCGCCGCCATCGACGACCTCTGGCTGGCGCTGCACCTGCGCTTCGAAGCCATCGACCAGTACCGGTTCATCTATCGCGACATGGCCTTCCTGGCCGGCGAATACCCTGCGCTCGGCCAGCGCGCGCAGGCGCTCACCGCACAGAACCTGCTGGCGGCCCAGGCGCTGTGCGAAGGGCTGGTGGCCTCGGGCGTGATCGAAACCAGCGCCGAGCAGGCCCGCATCCTGGCCTTGCAGATGGTCTTCACCACCACCTGCTGGCTCTCGTTCGAACGCCTGGTGCCGGGGCGCGATGCGCTCGCGCAGGCCGACCCGGGGTTGGCGGCGTTCTACACGCTGACCTTGATTTCCCCGTATGTTTCCAGCGAATCGAGGGCTTACCTCGATTACCTGCGGGGCAAATACCTCGGATAA
- a CDS encoding phasin family protein gives MATRLDPTDDSKKKRAAPAKPARKTPAARKAPAAGKRSAASKKKRTAAAAPDAGPSAKAGGAEGLLRAGLKVLGNVRDDVAKRQANVIEGLLGIGQGKFDPAAAKAAVPRGFPSLDSFGLRKFEDVFDQRVATALQRLGMPSAEEVQALREEVIRLRERLAQLEPRNAGPRGSGKR, from the coding sequence ATGGCGACCCGCCTCGATCCGACGGACGATTCCAAGAAGAAGAGGGCGGCGCCTGCGAAGCCTGCAAGGAAAACTCCTGCGGCCAGGAAGGCGCCCGCAGCCGGGAAGAGGTCTGCGGCATCGAAGAAAAAAAGAACGGCTGCTGCCGCACCGGACGCCGGGCCGAGCGCAAAGGCCGGCGGTGCCGAGGGCCTGCTGCGCGCGGGCCTCAAGGTGCTCGGCAACGTGCGCGACGATGTCGCCAAGCGCCAGGCCAATGTGATCGAGGGCCTGCTGGGCATCGGCCAGGGCAAGTTCGATCCGGCGGCGGCCAAGGCCGCGGTTCCCCGTGGCTTTCCGAGCCTCGACAGCTTCGGCCTGCGCAAGTTCGAGGACGTGTTCGACCAGCGCGTGGCCACCGCCCTGCAGCGCCTGGGCATGCCCAGCGCGGAAGAAGTGCAGGCACTGCGCGAAGAAGTGATCCGGCTGCGCGAACGCCTCGCGCAACTCGAGCCCAGGAACGCCGGCCCGCGCGGCAGCGGCAAGCGCTGA